The following nucleotide sequence is from Juglans microcarpa x Juglans regia isolate MS1-56 chromosome 6D, Jm3101_v1.0, whole genome shotgun sequence.
TGATAATTGATTTTCAGTTCTGGGAGAGTGAACTTGCAATGCTGAAAAAGAGTCCAAGTTTTGCGTTTGACCATGACGCAAGTTTTGCAAATGATAGTGAAATTTTCACAAATGCTCTGTTTGGTTTGCAGGAAAAAgtaggaaagaaaagaaaataaaactaatagaCTCTGaatcttaaatcattttcacatttcaatttcaaaagatAAACATTTGGAATGCAAGTTCAGAACCGACACCTCTGCTCTTGAAAGCAGATGACCATATACTTGGATCTGCACAAAATGCAGGTTCTTTAGCCCAAAATAATTCAAGCTTCCAGGTCAATCTAGTTCAGATGAGCACTTCCagacagaaagagagaggacGAAAGAGAAGCATGAAGtatggttttaaaaaaataaataaataacaagaaGACTGAAAACAGTGAAGGCTGAGAAAACAGTGAAGACAGGCTACAAATCACAACCatactgaaaatcacaaatcgTTAAAGGTTTCAAAAGTTTGATCTGTATTTGTCGCCGTGGCACCGATTATTTCTTTACCACCAAAGCTCACAAATTTACTCCCAGTAGCAATTGTTTTGGAGCAAACCGAGTGGGTCTTGCAACTTGCAACTTGTTGCAATGTACAATCGGATGTTTGCGATGTGCAGAGAGAAATGTAGAGGGAGaatgagaggaagaagagggtAGAAAAAAAtcgatagagagagagagagagagagaaagggaacgaaatgaaaagaaaagaaatgtcgaaaaataaaattcttcatcaaaagAAGCGCCCAGTTACGTGGGGGTTCCCCAGCCCAATTGCAAGTAGAGTTTCTCATTATAAATTCATGGGCACTAAAAAGCTATTTACCTGCTACAGGGCATTGAGAACGTGGATTCTTGGACCGCATGTAAAGCATGACAGCCTTCTTTTCATAAACGTGCTTGCAAGCCACGCTGCATCCGCCAAAGAAAACGTTGGAAAATGTGTAAGATAAATTGATGAGTCATGCTTGCTCCAGTGATTAAAATCAGAcgtaaaaagaaattatgactTTTGGAGAATCTTTTACTTCATAAAACTTTATGACCCGTGTGTTTGGCAAGGCTACAAATTTTACTAGTCAGTGATGGCCAAAATACACTAAACATCTGTCCGCTCACTGTTGTTATAAAaccatcatttctctttaagcAAGAAGCTCCTTAAGAAGCTTGCCAGAAAGGAAATTCACAAGGACCCAAAGCTATGTATTAGAAATAATTATCTTCATGTGCATAATAATACTTCACTGGACTTTCTGTCCTATTCATCAATCTCCCACTAGTAaatcgtaatttttttttttttttttgggggggggggggggggggggggggggggggggggtgggggggggggggctatttttggaacaaaatgccagaaaaaatttaaagtgaTTCATAAAGTACCTGCGAACAGGTTCTGCCAGTTCAGTAACAGGCTTTCCACTTAATGGGCAAGTGATATTCAAAGGTTGCACTGGGTATAGTCATTACAATGTCCTCCTGCTCTTCACCTGGCATTGGCTCTCCAGCATGATGAACATTCTGCAGGAAAATAGTGAGAGCATTGCTTAATTAGTACTAAAAGCTTGAATAATTTTgtataagcaaaaaaaaaacttgaatgaTTATACCCATAAAATGTCGCCTACAGGACCTGCTAGTATTGGGTGTTAGTCATTAGCTGATGCTAATCACTGTCACTATCACTGTGTTGTTTCTTGTTTATTGTTACTGTAAGTTtgcaattttccttttttgaaagtaaatttCATTCAAAGTGCAAAAGGGTGTGCAACCCAAGTGCAccagaattttttcttttttattttgcaccgggtgtccgagaacaaagtcccaactaatcccaaTGCACAGGGCtcaagccctcggcaaggagtttcccgcaagtgcacatcGGATAATTCAAGGAAAAGTTCCTCTAGTCTGATAGcccctaaaaattgtttgcatccaagatgattcgaaccttagacctagagggagcaaaccaccaagaccaaggctttTACTaattgagccaacccctaggggttgagTGCACCAGAAGTATACAATAGAGAATACCCAACTATAGGAATCAAGAATAAGCTTGCAATATTGTTAGTAGGACTCAGGCATGAATAAGGATAGTTTTCCTTATTTCCATTCTCGGGTAGGACTGCGttaagtagaattttttaaaactctttgGAAGCCTATAAGGCATAGATCGTGAACAAGAATGACAGTGAAGAagaattacttttaaaaaatgtaatagaTAATATTTCAGTAAAGAGATTAGAATAAAACACCTaaccagaaaattttaacatgtaaaaattaagaacaaaaactaaaaaattgataactaacaaaaattaaaaaaaaaatagttagcTTTTGTTTATAAGCAAAAAGTTtcagttagttttttttttttttttttttttaacaaaaactaaaaaaattagtactaaattttgaactttttgtcTATCCTTTTAATACAGCACCATCCAAGAAAATTCGAAAGAAATTGATAGAAAGCATACCCAGATAGCTTCTCTAAATTGGCGTGTTATACGATCGTTTTGTGGAGCTGAAGACGAACTAGCCTTGAGCTTCACAATCTCCTCCTCAAACAGCTTCTTAAAACGTGATAACTGCATTTCAAATGCCAGCTGAAACATAAGCCAGCAAAAAGGCAAAAcaaatattcttataaaaaaatcactggaagagaaaaatgatgaaCGAAATATAGAATTAAATCACCTCTCCTGCAGGCTGGTACCTATCTCCTACAGATTTAATTGCTGATGAAAAATGTGTACAATCTTCGTAAGCAGCCAACAACTCAATAACAGAATTTTCAAGCTCCTTCACCTGCAGCAACATCCAGTCACTATTGTTAAGTATCTGGAATACAAGGATCCATAGACTAACAAGATAATAACTCCAATTATCAAAccataaaagagagagaatatatcAACCAAGGCATCAAGAAATAAAGAAACAGTGGCTTCAGTTCCAGGGGACTTAATACAAGTTTTTGAGGCTGAGATCGCTTATATATCCAAACCATTCAtattaatctctttttttttcaaacacaaATTATTTGAACCTCATCAATTCAAATCAAAGAATTCTTGGTAAAAACAAAGATCCATAAGATCTAATAGGGTTTTTCAGCATTgtaaacaaaaaattcataagATTTTCAAACCACATGTCATGCTCTTTATGTTGCTAAAGAATGAACTCACCCAGAGAAAGTCCAGTAGTTATCCCAAGCTTAGTCAAGTGGAGAATTTTGTAATATGAGGTTCCAAATGACCAAAAGAAATTGACAGACAAATTTCATGAACTCACCCAGAGAAAGTCTGGTAGTTATCCCAAGCTTAGTCAAGTGGAGAATTTTGTAATCTGAAGTTACAAATGACCAAAATAAATTGACAGACCAATTTCAACTTCTTACCTTTCCCAACATTTTCACAGCCAACAATCATAGGATTGAACTAGTGCTAAAAATTTTCAAGCATCAGTTGAGTGAATCTATTTTCTTCTAGAATAACAAATGCTAAAACgaaattcaaatccaaaaagTTAATTTCCTTTCACTTTTTCATATTCTCTTGCCAACAAGGCGGCAGAAACATAAAtacttgcaaaagaaaaaaaaaaaaaaaaaaaaaaaaggcccgTTCTCCAGAATACCATCTCAGACTGATTATCTCTCTCCAAATCAACCGCAATTTCCTTCATCATATTCAACGCCTTTCGAATTTcctgaggggaaaaaaaaccaaaattgaGTTGCGGTAATACTGGAAGAATAATGCTACATCTACAAAGGAATTACACAAAACAATCTCACGAACTGACGTGACTTAATCTGAtctgttaaatctactttacgataaaagtaactttttttttttgtaagtaaaataagtattattcatCCATTCAACTGTCAATTACAAAGTCAGAATATGCCCTATTTATGTAGGAGCATTAGAAACTAAAAAGTCATGAAaatccatgccattaaagtccacagcaaTTGCCCAAGTGcaaagagtcctaaaaaataacattttcagcTCCGCCCCAGATCTCTCTGTCTTCAAAAATCCTCTCATTGAgctcctgccacaagcaccacataatacagataggaatcatcttccaaaccgctTTGATCTGTCGCATACCTTGAATTGAGGTCCAACAAGCCAAAACATCCAACACGGTTTTCAGCATAACCCACGCTATGTCCAATCGGTTAAACACCTCATCCCATATAGTCCTGGCTACCTCGCAATGTAAGAATAAATGATTCACCGACTCACCCCCTTTTTTACACATGCAATATCAGTCTGCAATAATTATCCTTCTCTTTCTCAGATTATCCCAAATAACTCATAGGGAGAGACGCTATCTTACAACTCAGTGTGCCAGCCAACTCCCTTATATTATGAACTTCTCCAATAGGCACCAACTTGGATTTATCATAATTCACTTTTAAACTAGACattgcttcaaaacaaagcagcaGCGCCTTCACAACCTTCAACTGATCTTGATCTACTTCACACATAATaagcgtatcatctgcaaacagtaAATGCAAAATAGTAGTGATACCCCTACTGGACGATCCAATCTGGAAACCACTAATAAAACCATTAGTCACTAAAGCCGAGATCATCCTGCTTAGTACCTCCATAACAATAGcaaaaagtaaaggagataacggatccccttgtctcaagccaCGAGAACTCCGAAAGAAACCCTTTGGGCTGCCGTTGATTAACACAGAGAATCTTACCGTGGATATACACCAACTGATCCAAGACCTCCACCTTTCTCCAAAAACGCACCTACCTAGTAGATATAGAAGAAAATCccagttaacatgatcatacgcctttTCCATATTTAACTTACACATAAGCCCTGAGCTGCCAGCCTTCAATCTATTGTCCCGAAATTCATTAGCAAGTAGAGCCGCATCAAAAATCTGTCTACCCTTCACAAAGGCATTTTAAGGCTTAGTAACAATCTTTCCTAAGACCCCGCTTAAACGATTAGCAAGCACTTTTGCAATAATCTTGTATGTACCATTCACTAGGCTAATAGACCGAAAATCTGTAATCTCAATGGCCCCTACCTTTTTTGGAATTAAAGCAAGAAAAGTGGTGttgaggcttttctcaaatttttcaaacgagAAAAgctcctgaaacaccttcaGAAGATCTTCTTTAATCACCTCCCTACATTCTTGGAAAAAacccatagagaaaccatcagGGCCGGGGCCTTATCTTTTCCCATTTTCCTTATTACATCATAAACCTCTTCCTCTTCGAGAGCCCTCTCCATGCTACCAGCATCCCCCAACTCAATAGTGTCAAAAACCAATCCAATCAAAGTAGGCCTCCACCCCACCTGCTCAATGAGGAGCTTTCCAAAGAAATCGACCACGTGATTTTGTATTACCTCTTCTTCTCTACACTCAACCCCTTCAATTTTCAGCACCTCGAtggtattatttcttttatgagagtttgcaattttatttcttctataaaagtaactttacaatatgatgAACTACATCAAGcaacatcagtttgtgagattgcTTTTGTGTAATCCATTTGTGGCTAAAATCTTTTCCGTACTAGAATATGAAATACAATGCGATTCGGAATCACTTGGCTAGGAATTCAAAGCGCTTATCTTACtttcaaaagggaaaaaaaacacaacCTATACTCTGGAAAGCAAGATAGAACTTACAATGGAATCAAACATAAAGTAAATTAGAAGAGGCGATCAATAAGATTTACCAATTTCAAATCCCAGGAAGCacttatatttgttttaaaagcaAGGGCTTACCGTTCCTATCAAAAAAGTTTTAttcttgcttataaaaaaaagggcTTACCAAGTTCACTTTcagtagaaaatgaaaaactgcTTTCACAATCAAAGAATAGACTACGTTAGGGTCTAAACTTCATTACATAAAAACGCTTCCAGTATAAACGCTTCAACGATGCCGAACAAACAGCCCCTTTTGGATTTTGGGGGATAGGTACAGGCACTGCTAGGCCAGCATTATCAAAGAACATAACTTTTTCTTCGAAACCGAAAATTGGAAACGAATTTGATTCTTAAAAGCACGAAAAAGTACTTCCAAACCggtaaataaagaaaagatcaaagaaGATTACGGTGATGAGGGAGTTATTGTCGGAGTACAGAGTAGAAGCTGCAGTTTTGATTCTTCCGGTGGCGCCGTCAAACCGGGAGGCGGAGGTGGATGCCATAGGTGGTCTCTAGGGTTTCTCAATCTGAGCAGCCGGGTTGATTTGTGACCATTTTGGAGGGAGACGGGGAGAGGAAAAAAGTTTCCCGCCCCTCGGGAATCAGGAGAGGTTTGGATGGTAAATTGGAAATGAGATCTGAGGAACGAaagttaaaaagataaaatattatttttttaatattattatttttaaaaattttaaaatattaaattatttattatattatatatcagaatttaagaaaattataataattaaattagatgaaatgaaatgaattgaaagatTCCCTTAATCTAAACTAGTACCCTTAATCGGATGTTGATaagtgtttttctttgtttttttaccAGCAATATTtgattcaaacaatttttcacaaatatgtcttattgaaaatttattaaaatagttaaatttattttatgataaaaaaagtcACAAATATACCAACTCTTGTCAAAAGCTGATtcaaataatagtaaaattgttaaagttaagatattttattaaattttaagaaatgaaagagaaaacgTTGAATAATATAGAGTCAAAAAATTGtttagatattatttttgttttaaaatttgaaaatattgtattgttttttatattttatttaaaagtttagtaaatttgtaatgattaaataaaaaagttaaaattttaaaattaaaaagtgttttatattttagtgatatttgaaaatgaaatatttgaccGCTAGAGTGTTAGGAGCTATGTACAAggaatataattataagattaattagaGAGATATG
It contains:
- the LOC121235774 gene encoding LOW QUALITY PROTEIN: E3 SUMO-protein ligase MMS21 (The sequence of the model RefSeq protein was modified relative to this genomic sequence to represent the inferred CDS: inserted 2 bases in 1 codon), with protein sequence MASTSASRFDGATGRIKTAASTLYSDNNSLITEIRKALNMMKEIAVDLERDNQSEMVKELENSVIELLAAYEDCTHFSSAIKSVGDRYQPAGELSRFKKLFEEEIVKLKASSSSAPQNDRITRQFREAIWNVHHAGEPMPGEEQEDIVMTIPSATXLNITCPLSGKPVTELAEPVRSVACKHVYEKKAVMLYMRSKNPRSQCPVAGCPKLLQAEKVVCDPLLLIEIDEMRTMSNETARTDMIEDCTELDEEGND